Within the Glycine soja cultivar W05 chromosome 3, ASM419377v2, whole genome shotgun sequence genome, the region AAGTTAAATATACAAGATAGTCTAATTGATATGAaggcaaaaaaataagaaaacaaaatctcCTATAATTAAGCAATACTTATTATTACTCTATCAACAGAATTTCCTATAATTAAGCTACTAAACAATCATGTTAATATATATGACATAACATAAGCTTAAGAGAGGGGAGAGGGGGATGGCCCCGCCTGCCCCCCCTAACTAATATTTAACATTACAACGAAAAAGTTATGAGATGGAATGAAAGAGTGACATAAAGGTTGGAGTAATAAGGAGGTCACTATCCCAATTCCTCCATTAACATAACATATTGCTGGAgagcataacttttttttaagctattctttattttatttttttataaacaaagtcCTTTTACTTTTAAGAATTTTTGTGAAAAAGCATCTAATCTAAATTCcccttaaaaagaaaaaaaaaattaaacattaccTGGTAGCAATATTTTCTCGaaagttaattttctttttctgtcaaTTAGTTCAGATGAAACGAGAGggctaaaaacaaacaaatgctACTCTTAGGAATTATTTTCTCGCAAAGTTAAGCTTGAAAATGGATTAAGGTTTACATGCACTTGTTTTACAGGGTCCAAAATAGGCTTTGTGTTCGGTTTGGTATTTGGACGTTAATAtccaaactaaaaaataaaataaacattcaaatgtaaaaaaattatggcttaagcaacccaactgaCCAACCATGgcttaaacataaataaaatgatgATAACAATTTGGAAAGGCAGTCTACgcgaatgaaaaataaaattactaaagtaacattattttataaatatatacatcaTATTAGTTTCATGTCAAGTAATATTTTATGTTGAGTTTATTGTGTGAATTACCCACCCTATATTTGCTATACAAGCATATATTCCGTTCCAATATTAAGCTCCCAACCCACAAATTTTGTACCAAAGCTTCTTGATCCGTCCACTTATCCTATGTTTCTTTCACAAAACAGTTTAAGTTTAGCACAAACGACAGACACCAAATCTAACGAATCACGGAACATGGGGAGGGATGACAACTGATTCATGCCAATACTGTCATTTTTATGAACGCTAAACGGCAAAAGCCACTGACAATATATACTACAAGTCAAATTAAGTAACAGATCGTCTCTCAACTTTGTTTTGTTGTATTGTATTCTAGTTAATACAACAGGAGTTCGCATAAAACCTGTTTGTTAGAAATATGCCTGACATAGTAATCCTATTCTACAGCTGCAAACTGCAAATTATACAATTTAGCACATGCAAAATGAAAGTAGGAGGTTTACTCCATCTTGTCGACTGTGATTGAGAGGTATGCAATTTTGGTGTCTTGGATATTAGAAACTTCTTTGATTGCGTCTAGTAGAAAAACCAGTGTCGTTTTCATCTGTGATGAAGGGTTTAAATCTAGCGAGGCCACCACTTCCACTATATGCTTGGCTTCTGTTTGCAGCTTGATGATCGGATGGATCTGGATTGCCACAAATCCCAAGTTTGACTATAAATGTAGCTGTGCTTCCTTTGTCAAGGCCCTCACTCTCAATCCATATGTGGCCTCCCATGAGGTTTACAAATCTGAATCAATTTTATGGAGGAGTCAAAGGCTTAATAGACGAAACTATTCTTTAAGCTATAGTATTGACATCCATTTAgtataaatacaataaataacgGTGTCTCACTAGgtaatcaacaaaaaattaatgtaaatagTGAGAATTGAGAAACTAATGCAAACTCAAAGCAGAATTAGATGCTTTCCCCCTACCTTTTACAAATGGCAAGCCCAAGACCTGCACCACTGCTAGGTCGAGCTGGTCCACTCCGAGACTGGGCAAACTTGGTAAAGAGATGCGGAATATCTTGTGGGAGAATCCCACATCCAGAGTCCTTAACCTGCATAAGGGATATGCTTGggtcaataataacaataaagaaAAAGCAATATCTAGATTAACTTCTAACAGTTGTTATActgacaacaataataaaaggcAAATGTCTTTGGCTTAATTCCTAGGCATCTAGGTATGGCCATATGGATGCTTCAGATGGCTCAATTATTTATAGATAACTGAAGAGTTCAATCACATCACTACCTGGATATAAAACACAtggtatttttctaaatcttataagttaacaattaaaagaattaaGGCTCAGATATTGAATGGCTCGGTCATAACCTGGACTCGAATGTAGAAATGGCCATCACTAGATGCTGGATAAAACTCTGGAGGTCGCCAATCCTGTGAAGATTCTGGTTTTGCAACTGATACTCTTACAGAAACATAGCCCTCCTTAGTGAATTTGACAGCATTACCCACGACATTCAAAAGAGTTTGTGTAAGCCGCTTTTCATCACCAATGGCATGAGTAGGCAGATCAGGAGACAGAATTAAGGTGATAGGTAACTTTTTCACGGATGCTATTGGTTTTATCAGTTCAACAATCTGCATTCAAGACAGAAAACATGAACACAATGCATAAATGCAGTTCATAGTAAAGACTAAAGAATTATGTTACTGCCTTTTCAGAATAATGAAGCAGAAAATCCTATAGCAATTACCTCTCCCAAAACTCCATGGAGGTTGAATTTTCCCATTTCTAATTCGAGGCTACCATCTTCAAGTCGAGAAAGATCTAGAACATCATTAATGAGTGTTGCCAAAACATTACTACTCTTCAACACTGTCTCTATCATAACCCTTTGCTCTGGCGTCAGTTCAGTCTCCAAGAGAAGTGATGACAATGCTATAATTGCATGCATTGGTGTCCTCATTTCATGATTCATGACAGCAAGAAAATCATTGCGAGCATGAATTGCCATCTCTGCCTCTCGCCGGGCTAAATCTAAAGCAACATTCTGCTCCATGAGTTGATCACGGGCACGCATAGACTCCTCCAAAATAGCAGCATGTGAAAGGGCAACTGCTACCTGTTTGGAAACTACAAATGAATTCAACTAGTAGAGGAATAGACACCAAATATAagtattttgaaatgttttaacAATAACACAGCCATGTCACCCAATTTGAGGTGTGTACAAAGAAACAAATCCCACTGACACCAGAAAGTGTCAGCAAAGTTTTGGTATGACAACTTCCATAAAGCCTAATTTCAAACATCAGGTTAACATGGTCATATAAT harbors:
- the LOC114407397 gene encoding ethylene response sensor 1-like encodes the protein MMESCDCIDTQYPPDELLVKYQYISDVLIALAYFSIPVELIYFVQKSAFFPYRWVLMQFGAFIVLCGATHFINLWTFSPHSKSVAVVMTIAKVSCAIVSCATALMLVHIIPDLLSVKRRESILKNKAEELDREMGLILTQEETGRHVRMLTHEIRSTLDRHTILKTTLVELGRTLGLEECALWMPSRSGLNLQLSHTLTYHVQVGSTVQTNNPIVNEVFNSPQAMRIPPTCPLARIRPLVGRYVPPEVVAVRVPLLNLSNFQINDWPDISAKSYAIMVLILPTDSVRKWRDHELELVDVVADQVAVALSHAAILEESMRARDQLMEQNVALDLARREAEMAIHARNDFLAVMNHEMRTPMHAIIALSSLLLETELTPEQRVMIETVLKSSNVLATLINDVLDLSRLEDGSLELEMGKFNLHGVLGEIVELIKPIASVKKLPITLILSPDLPTHAIGDEKRLTQTLLNVVGNAVKFTKEGYVSVRVSVAKPESSQDWRPPEFYPASSDGHFYIRVQVKDSGCGILPQDIPHLFTKFAQSRSGPARPSSGAGLGLAICKRFVNLMGGHIWIESEGLDKGSTATFIVKLGICGNPDPSDHQAANRSQAYSGSGGLARFKPFITDENDTGFSTRRNQRSF